The Prochlorococcus sp. MIT 1341 genomic interval ATTGCGAAGGAAGAGATGTTCTTTCAGGAGATTTCGACGTTGTTGTTTGTGATGGTTTCACAGGAAATGTGCTGCTCAAATTTTTAGAATCAGTTGGGAGTGTTCTTCTTGATGTTCTTCGAGCAGAATTACCGCGAGGTAGGCGTGGCAAAGTTGGTTCCGCCTTCCTGCGAAGTAATTTAAAAAGAATCAAAAAAAGATTAGATCATGCTGAGCATGGAGGGGCATTGCTCCTAGGGGTAAATGGTATATGTGTCATAGGTCACGGGAGTAGCAAAGCTTTATCTGTTGTAAGTGCGCTTCGGCTAGCCCACTCAGCAGCTAGTCACGGGGTAATGGATGATTTAGCTGAACTACAAAAAACCCAACCGAGTGTGTCTAGGACTATGAAGGTCTAACCTCGTTGACTGACTTTCAAAACCTAGGACTGTTTACTCCTTGCTTGAACCCTCTAGAAACGTGCCCGGAATAGCTTTAGTTGGTTCAGGGAGCGCTGTACCTTCACAAACTCTTAGCAATGAAGAATTAGGGCTAAGAGTCGAAACCAATGACTCTTGGATAAGAGAAAGGACTGGTATCGCTAATCGTCAAATCATTGGTAAAGATGAAACTCTTACAAGCCTTTGTTGTAAAGCTGGATCACTGGCAATCCAAATGGCGGGCTGGGAACCTGAAAGCGTTGATTTAATTATTCTTGCCACCTCAACTCCGGATGATTTGTTTGGAACTGGACCGGAAATTCAGGGAAAACTAGGCGCAACCAATGCTGTTGCCTTTGATTTAACAGCTGCCTGCAGTGGCTTTCTATTTGCCTTAGTTACTGCAGCACAATTCATTAAAAATGGAGATATGAATCGTGCAATTGTTATAGGCGCAGATCAACTAAGTAGTTGGATTGATTGGGATGACAGGAGAAGTTGCATATTATTTGGAGATGGTGCAGGGGCAGTTGCTTTAGAAAAAACAAGTTACGAAAAAAATGGGCTATTGAGTTTCAAGCTAAAGTCAGACGGAAGAAAAAGAAATTGCCTCAATTTAAAACAATCAACTGACCACCTATCTCTAGTAAAAGATAAAAGTCATCAAAAAGGAAGTTACTTACCAATTCAAATGAATGGTCAGGAAGTTTATAAATTTGCGGTCAAAGAAGTTCCTGCAATCTTAGATTTACTCTTAAAATCCTCCAATATTGAATCAAGTTCAATTGATTGGCTGCTACTGCATCAGGCAAATCAAAGAATTCTTGATTCGGTTGCAGATCGTTTCTCAATACCACATGAAAAAGTACTTTCTAATCTTTCAGAATATGGCAATACTTCGGCTGCGACTATCCCATTAATGCTTGATGAGGCTGTAAGAGATGGCCGAATAAACACTAACAACCTAATTGCAACAAGTGGTTTTGGAGCTGGCCTTAGCTGGGGTGCCGCCTTGCTCCGCTGGCAAGGTCCCTCCTAGGCTTATTTGCTCTTTCCAATCATTCGATGACTATTGCTTGGGTGTTCCCTGGACAAGGATCACAAAAAATCGGAATGGCTGATCATATTCTCAGTCTTGAAGGTGCTACAGAAAGATTTGGGCTGGCATCAAAAATAATCGGCAGAGACTTATTAGAAATCTGTAAAGGTTCTAAAAGCTCTGAGGATAGTCTTTTCAGCCTAAATGACACCAGAAACACCCAACCAGCCCTATTTGTTATTGAATCTATCCTTGTAGATGATTTGCACCGTCAAGGGCGACAAGCATCCTTAATGGCAGGACATAGCTTAGGTGAACTTGTCGCGCTCTATGCATCTCATGTTTTCAATGCAGAAACCGCATTAAAGCTCCTTTATCGACGATCGGAATTAATGGCTTCAGCCGGAGGGGGCGCCATGACCGCAGTTTTAGGGTTTGACCGCAAACAACTAGAAGACTTAGTAAACACAACTGAGGGGGTAGTTATCGCTAATGACAACAGTGAGTCCCAGATTGTCTTATCAGGAAGCCCAGAAGCTGTGTCATCAGTTAGCGAAAGACTAACTTGCAAAAGAACAATTCCGCTCTCTGTTTCTGGAGCATTTCATTCTCCTTATATGAAAGAAGCCGCTGATATATTTGCTCAAGAACTCGATAAAGTCGCTTTCAACAATGCAAGTGTGCCAGTTCTAAGCAATTCAGACCCAACCCCAACTACTGATTCAGCATTGCTGAAGCAACGTTTAAAGCAGCAAATGACAACCGGAGTTCGTTGGAGAGAAAGCATGGAAATTATGCAACAAGAAAATATCAATACAATTGTCGAAATTGGCCCTGGAAATGTTTTAAGCGGTCTTGCCAAACGGTCAATGAAAGGAATGATATCAACACAAATCTCAAATGCAAATGATTTAGGACATTAACCATTGCTAAACCTCATCTTACATCCAAACAAAACTTCTAAAAAATCACACAAAATAAAGCCAAGTATTATATACTTGGCTATTAGTTATTTGTTGGTATATCCGATTTTTCGGGGTTTATTTCGAGGGAAAATATCAGGCCTAGAAAAAGTACCGCTGAAAGGCTCTTTAGTTGTCGTAGCTAATCATGGGTCACATCTTGATCCTCCAATTCTTGGGCATGCTTTAGGGCGGCCTATTGCATTTATGGCAAAAGCTGAACTATTCAAGATTCCTTTATTGGGAAAGATTATCAAAGCCTGTGGTGCTTACCCTGTAAAAAGAGGCGGAAGTGACCGTGATGCGATCCGTATGGCAACAAAAATGCTATTAGAAGGTTGGGCAACTGGGATTTTTCTTGATGGAACAAGACAAGCCAATGGACGCATAAATCAACCTATGGCAGGAGCTGCTTTACTCGCCGCAAGAAGTCAATCTAAATTGCTACCTGTTGCAATAGCTAATTCACACAAAGTACTACCTAAAGGCAGGCTTTTACCAAGACTAATCCCTATTTACATAAGGGTTGGTGATCCAATTAAGCCACCTAAATCAAGAAAAAAATCAGATCTAGAAGCAACAACATTAAAACTAAAAGATCAAATAAACTCCCTTTTAGATAAGCAGATTATAAATGAATAAATTACTCAAGCTGCACTAAATAGTTGAGGCCATTTTAATGTTAGCAATGCCTTCATATCTTTACCAGTTAAGATCCAAACAAAAGATCGAACAAGATCAAAAGCTTTCTTCTGCCACTTCTCCTCTATACACAAAGAATTACAAGGAACAGATAATCCCGTCAGATGAATTCCTCTGCTTCCAGCAACCATCCAACCAACTAACATCGCTCTTGATAAATGATCTTCACTTGTTATTAGCAAGACATGACTAATACCGTCAATTAGAAATTCATCTACCAAAGAAGTGAAATTTCCAAGAGTATCTTGAGCTCGATAATCAAGTTTTACTAATTCTGGAGGCAAACCTGCACTCCTAATCAACCAATCAGCATGCTCTGGATTACTGCCTCCACTAACTACTAATGGCAATTTCAATTCATTTGCAAGACGAACTCCGACATGCTCTCTATCCACGTCACCACCAAGGACCAAGATCAGCTGTGGGGGATCTAAATTGAAAATAGCAGTTCGATATGATCTCAAAAAACTTATTTCAAAAAGACCATAAACTAATCCGCTAAAAACTAATACCCTCAAAGAGAAACGTAACACTAAGAATTATCCACAGGAGAAGTAGGGTAAATGGGCAGAACATCAACCCAGTTTCCATCTTTACTGGTCAAATGGGCTTCTAAAGATAATTCTAGAAGATGTTGAACATCAGTCTCTACATCCTCCTCAACATCAACTGAAGGTTCCAACTTGGCATCACACGCTAACAATTTTGGAACCTCTAGTTCCATTGCCTTTCTAACGGAATTCTCCTTGGAATGAGATATCAATTGATAGCAACCTGCAACAATTCCTCTTCTATTTAATTGTTGAGTAATCCAAAAAGGTTTATCCATGAACTTTGGATCTAATTTTTCTGAAAGTCGTGTAGCCATTAACGCAAAACTACTGATCCCATCTAAAGGGCAAGCAATTTGCTGAGCCAAGGTTCTTGCCATAACAATAGTCAAACGCGTACCAGTAAATCCACCTGGACCTGTTGCGACAGCTAATCGAGCGAGTTGCTTCCAGTTTTCATAAGGACAAACCTCATTGATACAACTCAATAGACTATTCGAGAGATCTCTTCCTAATGGAAAGGTCCTCTTTTTCAATTTCAAAGGAGTTTCTCTTAAATCCATGCAAGCAACTCCCAAAGTCTCAGTCGAACTATGCAAAGCCAACACAATGTTTCTGTTCTTCTTTATAAACAAGGGTTTTTCTAAAACTGTTTTCATCTAGGAATGTCCTGCCCAGGTCTTAAACGTTGCCATTTGCCCGAGTCTTCTAGGAAACTTCCACAAGAACGAACATCCCATTCAACACCAGTAACACCCTCAGAAATTTCAATCACACTGACATGGATATATGGGTCAATGGGCTTCAGGTCGGGACTCTCAGTGAGATGATCCACTCCATGCTGTCTCTCAACTGCGTGATAGGCATAGCAGCGGTCAACCCAGCGGCAGTCAACACAAATGCACATGTCTAGTCCTCTTCAGGCAAAAGTCATACTTGAAGGCGATCGAAATATTCTGGCGCATAAGCTATTCAAAAGAATTAATCCCCATAAATGGCCCATCTCAATTGAAAATCTACCAAGTGAAGCTGTCTTAGTTGGCGGTGCTATTCGAGATAGTGTCCTAGGGAAATCGCAAGAAAAACCAGATCTAGATCTTATCGTCCCAAAGAATGCATCTGTATTAGCCAGAGAGTTTGCAATAAAACAAAAAGGAACCTTTGTGCTCTTAGATGCATCAAGAGATATCGCAAGAGTAATCATTAAGAACTGGACTCTGGATTTTGCCGCCCAAATGAGTTCTAGTTTAGAAAAGGATCTTTGGAGACGTGACTACAGGATCAATGCTATTGCTCTATCTCTTTGTGATGAGCCAAGGCTCATAGACCCAACTGGAGGATTAGAGGATTTGGCACACAAGAAGATTGTGGCAGTAAATGAACAAAACCTTATCGAAGATCCCTTGCGTTTAATTCGCGGATTGCGACTAATAGCAGAGTTAAACCTAACCCTCGAAGATCAAACAAAAACATGGATGCACAAAAACCATGCACACCTTGAAAAGGCTGCTCCCGAAAGAATTAGCTCAGAGATTGACAAACTTATCAAAGCAGAATTTTTCGATAAGATTGTCCCCTTAATTCAAGAGCTTGAACTCCTAAAGAAATGGCAAGAACCTCAAAAAATTATCAAGGCAGAAAGCTTATCCAATGATCGTTGCAAAGCGCTTACTGTCCAAGAAAAGGCCAGAGCACTTCCATTAGCTCGTTTAACCAGCCTGTTGAGCGATAAAGGCCTACAACTACTTAGATTCAGTCGCGTGCAGCAAGAACGTTGCAAAAGACTTCGTTATTGGAAACAAAAAAATACAGACTACGCGTTTAAAAATCTCAATGAAAATGAACTACTGAAACTGCATGAACAACTAGAAAAAGACTTACCTGCCTTAATAATTGAACTTTCTTTTACGGAACAAACAACCTGGTTAAAACGCTGGCGCAATGAAAAAGATCCCCTATTCCACCCCTCATCTCCTATCGACGGGAATACGCTTCAGGACTGCCTTGGAGTGCCTTCAGGGCCTTTGCTAGGAGAGTTAATACATCACCTAACTCTTGAAAAAGCTTTCGGAAGATTAGAGAATCAACAAGATGCTCTTCTCTCCGCACGTTACTGGTTGAAACACAAACAGACCTTGTTGTGATTAACTAATTGGACATGAATTCAACATGCCGATCAGTTTGATCCCCAATTTTCTTCTATCTCCTCCCCTTTCATGAGTGTTCGCCTCTACATCGGCAACTTGCCGCAAAACTTCGATAACAAAGAACTAGAAGCCTTGCTGGCAAGTGTTGCTGAAGGTATTCGCTTCAAAGCTGTCCTCGACAAAGAAACCGGTAACTGCAGAGGTTTTGGCTTTGCCAATATTGATGACAAAAAAGTCGCGAACACACTGATAGATCAGTTAAATGGCCGCGAATTTAATGGCAATAACCTACGAGTTGAACGATCCGAACGCCGTGATTCAAATAATGGGAATGCACGCCGAGGTGGCGGAAACTCTAACAACAATTCTCAAGGAGGGAATCGCAAAGGAGCCAAAAAAATCGTGCATAGCGATGCACCTAACCCAGAAGCGCCAGATCCTCGCTGGGCAGGAGAGCTATCTAAACTAAAAGAGTTGCTCGACAACCAAAAAACAGCTGTCTAAAAATAATACTTAGGGTTCATTTTCTTAAAGAATTCTAAGTATCTTATTGCTTACCGTGACTGAGAAATTGCATAGGCAATTGGTAGATTAAACAGTTTTACCCAATTGCTTACATAAGCACGATTATTAAATACATCATAATCAAGTTTTTCAATAGAATCTAATATCCCTCTATAGAGCCTAAGTGATGTCCAAACTGGCCATCGAGCGTCGCCAGAAAGCCATCTAACGCCGGATTCCGAAAGCGCGAACCATTCACGGGCTCGCTCTAACTGGAATGCCATCAAGGACCTCCAATTATCATTTACTCTGCCTTGCATAAGATCTTCTTCTGAATAATTAAATCTCACTAGATCTTCTTGAGGAAGATAAATTCTGCCACGTCCTCTATCTTCACCAACATCTCGAAGAATATTTGTCAGTTGATTGGCTATGCCTAAAGCAACAGCTGCATCTGAAGGGTCTGGAGCAGAGCTCCATGGGGCAGATGTATAGGCTGAATCTAAGCCCATAACACCCTGTGTCATCAATCCAACTGTTCCAGCAACCCTATAACAATACAGCTTTAAATCATCAAATGTTTCGTAACGATGAAGATTTAAATCCATCCTTTGCCCTTCAATCATATCCAAATAAGGCTGAATATCCATTGGAAATTTTTCAAGCATATCCACCATAACTGCATCAAATTCATTATTAATCTTTCCCTTAAAAACTTCTCTAGTTCGCTCCTCCCAATTATCTAATCGATCAGACAATTGATTAATAGGAAGCTTCATTGCCTCTGGGCTATCCATTAACTCATCGGTACGTCTACACCAAACATAAATAGCCCATATAGCTTTTCTTTTAATAGGTGGAAGTAATAATGTCCCTAAATAAAAAGTTTTTGCCCACTTTGCAGTCTCCTCTCTACAGACCTCATAGGCCGAGTCGAGATTAATAGTCTCTAAATTATTCAAACTTTTAGAGTCTGAATTAGTCATCTTTCATAATCTAATAATGCGAAAGAAAAGCAGCTCATAGATTTACACCTCTGACTGAGTGCGATGTACTTCATTAGCACACAATTTACCGCTAAGAACTGCACCTTCCATAGAAGCTAAGTAGCGCTGCATGGTGTAATCACCCGTTAGAAAGAAATTAGATATCGGAGTCCTCTGGCTCGGCCTAAATTGCTGGCATCCAGGAACTGCTTTATAGACAGACAAAGGAGTCTTTACTACCTTATATTTTCTTAAACTTGCCTTATTTTCTCCAGTAAGATGCATAGGGAAAAGGCTTTCAAGCTCTTTCATAGTAACCTCAATTATATCTTCATCACTTCTGCCAATCCAGTCTTTTGCAGGTGCAAAAACCAACTCCAACATTGATTTATCCGGATCGGCATACTCCTTACAAGTAATACTCATGTCTGCATATACACTCAACAATTTTGATCTACTAAAAAGCAAATGATCAATATCTGTAAGCTTCCTGTCAAACCACAAATGTATGTTTATTACTGGGACCCCACGAAGTCCATCAAGACCTTGGAAGATGTCTAGAGTCTTCCAACGCTCTGGCAATAATAATTTAAAAGGATCTACTGGCAGTGCACTTACATATGCATCTGCGTAAATGTTTTCACGGCCTCTTTTATCAGCTGTAGTTATACAAAAACTATCAACAGTTCCATCATCTTTAAGAACAATCTTTTGAAGGGCCCTATTTAAATAGACCTCGCCACCTTTAGCTTCAATATGATTAACAATTGGTTGGCACAACCTTTCAGGTGGTGCTCCATCTAAAAATGCCATTTTCGAACCATTTTTCTCTTGGAGAAATCTATTAAGCGCAGTAAGTAAAACAGTAGATGAAATTTCATCAGGTCCAATAAAGTTAAGCGCCTTACTCATTGCAATAAAGACTTCTTCATTCACTCTTTCAGGGATATTGTGCAGCTTCAGCCAATCAGTCCAAGAGTATTTATCACACTCTTCGACATACTCTTGGCCTCTTAACATCGCTGGCACCAAACCAATGCCAAAAGCGATTTTTTCAGGCCAACTGAGCATATCGTTATTACTAAGAATAGCTGCTACACCATTGAAAGGTGCTGGTAAATCTGGAAAGTCAAAACGGCTATATGTTCCTGGCTCTTCAGGCTGATTAAAAATCATGGAATGGCTTTTCCACTGAAGCCTTTCCTGAATTCCCAACTCTTCAAACAATTGGAGCATATTTGGATATGCTCCAAAAAATATGTGCAAACCTGTCTCATACCAATCCCCATCTGCATCCTTCCAAGCAGCAACTTTGCCGCCAAGAACATCTCTTGCTTCAAAAACGATCGGAGTGTGGCCTGCATCAGCAAGATATTTGGCACAAGAGAGGCCAGCCAGACCTGCTCCTGCTACTACAACCTTCATACTCAAAAAATAAGGTCAAGAACAACATTAAAAGGGTCAGACCCCCTTTTGCTACGTAGAGTTCTATAAAGTCAAGGAACGGTCCGACTATTTGACTGGTCTCAAACACTATGACCGATACACAACTTAAATGCACTACACGCCATATAAGGCTTTTCACCGCAAGGGTTGAGGAGGACAAGCTAGTGGCTGATCCCAGCCAACTAACTCTAGATCTTGATCCTGATAACGAGTTCATATGGACAGATGAGGTTATTCACAAAGTGCATCAACGCTTCAATGAATTAGTCGAAGAAAACGATGGGAAAGAACTCAGTGAATACAACCTCAGGCGAATTGGCTCAGATCTTGAAGGTACTATTCGCCAACTTCTCCAAGAAGGTCAATTGAGTTACAACCCCGATTGTCGTGTTCTCAACTATTCAATGGGACTACCCAGAACAAGTGAACTGCTGTGACTAGATCTCCCTACAACCGACAATCCCGGAGAGACTTCGGGGAAAGAAGCAGAAAAGGTGGTAACAGATACGGACCTAATGAAAATTTTGGGCGAGTCAACTATGGCCAAAGGTCAAACTATGACTCCTCTTCTGGTGGCAAAGGGGGTGGAGGTGGGTTTTCTATGAATACAGGCACAGTTGCAGTGATTGCAGGAGTACTAGTAGTAGGAATTGGTATAGGCAGCGCAATTACAAGCACCACTCAAGGAGGTCAAGGCAATATTGCTAGTCAACAACAACTGGACATGGCAGTCCCAGATCCTGAGTTTTGTAGACAATGGGGAGCAAGTGCATTTGTAATCGATGTAGAGATGTATACAACACTCAACCCATCAACTAGTTTTGTGACCCAGCCTGCCCTGCAACCAGGTTGCGTAATAAGAAGGGAAAACTGGACAGTTCTACAAAAACAAGGCGCAATAACTAACGAAGACGTAAGAGAATGTAAACAAAGAATGAACACATTCGCTTATATAGGTTCAATCAGAGATAACCCTGTAGTTCGTTGTGTTTACCAAGCAGATATCAATGAAAACAAATTTATTATTAAAGGGGCAGCCGAAGATGCTGTGGGAGTGAATCAAGAGGCAGTGCAATTCTGAACCG includes:
- a CDS encoding phytoene synthase; this encodes MTNSDSKSLNNLETINLDSAYEVCREETAKWAKTFYLGTLLLPPIKRKAIWAIYVWCRRTDELMDSPEAMKLPINQLSDRLDNWEERTREVFKGKINNEFDAVMVDMLEKFPMDIQPYLDMIEGQRMDLNLHRYETFDDLKLYCYRVAGTVGLMTQGVMGLDSAYTSAPWSSAPDPSDAAVALGIANQLTNILRDVGEDRGRGRIYLPQEDLVRFNYSEEDLMQGRVNDNWRSLMAFQLERAREWFALSESGVRWLSGDARWPVWTSLRLYRGILDSIEKLDYDVFNNRAYVSNWVKLFNLPIAYAISQSR
- a CDS encoding Ycf34 family protein, encoding MCICVDCRWVDRCYAYHAVERQHGVDHLTESPDLKPIDPYIHVSVIEISEGVTGVEWDVRSCGSFLEDSGKWQRLRPGQDIPR
- a CDS encoding lysophospholipid acyltransferase family protein; this encodes MAISYLLVYPIFRGLFRGKISGLEKVPLKGSLVVVANHGSHLDPPILGHALGRPIAFMAKAELFKIPLLGKIIKACGAYPVKRGGSDRDAIRMATKMLLEGWATGIFLDGTRQANGRINQPMAGAALLAARSQSKLLPVAIANSHKVLPKGRLLPRLIPIYIRVGDPIKPPKSRKKSDLEATTLKLKDQINSLLDKQIINE
- the fabD gene encoding ACP S-malonyltransferase, yielding MTIAWVFPGQGSQKIGMADHILSLEGATERFGLASKIIGRDLLEICKGSKSSEDSLFSLNDTRNTQPALFVIESILVDDLHRQGRQASLMAGHSLGELVALYASHVFNAETALKLLYRRSELMASAGGGAMTAVLGFDRKQLEDLVNTTEGVVIANDNSESQIVLSGSPEAVSSVSERLTCKRTIPLSVSGAFHSPYMKEAADIFAQELDKVAFNNASVPVLSNSDPTPTTDSALLKQRLKQQMTTGVRWRESMEIMQQENINTIVEIGPGNVLSGLAKRSMKGMISTQISNANDLGH
- a CDS encoding DUF3172 domain-containing protein, which codes for MTRSPYNRQSRRDFGERSRKGGNRYGPNENFGRVNYGQRSNYDSSSGGKGGGGGFSMNTGTVAVIAGVLVVGIGIGSAITSTTQGGQGNIASQQQLDMAVPDPEFCRQWGASAFVIDVEMYTTLNPSTSFVTQPALQPGCVIRRENWTVLQKQGAITNEDVRECKQRMNTFAYIGSIRDNPVVRCVYQADINENKFIIKGAAEDAVGVNQEAVQF
- the pds gene encoding 15-cis-phytoene desaturase encodes the protein MKVVVAGAGLAGLSCAKYLADAGHTPIVFEARDVLGGKVAAWKDADGDWYETGLHIFFGAYPNMLQLFEELGIQERLQWKSHSMIFNQPEEPGTYSRFDFPDLPAPFNGVAAILSNNDMLSWPEKIAFGIGLVPAMLRGQEYVEECDKYSWTDWLKLHNIPERVNEEVFIAMSKALNFIGPDEISSTVLLTALNRFLQEKNGSKMAFLDGAPPERLCQPIVNHIEAKGGEVYLNRALQKIVLKDDGTVDSFCITTADKRGRENIYADAYVSALPVDPFKLLLPERWKTLDIFQGLDGLRGVPVINIHLWFDRKLTDIDHLLFSRSKLLSVYADMSITCKEYADPDKSMLELVFAPAKDWIGRSDEDIIEVTMKELESLFPMHLTGENKASLRKYKVVKTPLSVYKAVPGCQQFRPSQRTPISNFFLTGDYTMQRYLASMEGAVLSGKLCANEVHRTQSEV
- a CDS encoding YdcF family protein, giving the protein MLRFSLRVLVFSGLVYGLFEISFLRSYRTAIFNLDPPQLILVLGGDVDREHVGVRLANELKLPLVVSGGSNPEHADWLIRSAGLPPELVKLDYRAQDTLGNFTSLVDEFLIDGISHVLLITSEDHLSRAMLVGWMVAGSRGIHLTGLSVPCNSLCIEEKWQKKAFDLVRSFVWILTGKDMKALLTLKWPQLFSAA
- a CDS encoding NAD(P)H-quinone oxidoreductase subunit M yields the protein MTDTQLKCTTRHIRLFTARVEEDKLVADPSQLTLDLDPDNEFIWTDEVIHKVHQRFNELVEENDGKELSEYNLRRIGSDLEGTIRQLLQEGQLSYNPDCRVLNYSMGLPRTSELL
- the tsaB gene encoding tRNA (adenosine(37)-N6)-threonylcarbamoyltransferase complex dimerization subunit type 1 TsaB, with amino-acid sequence MKTVLEKPLFIKKNRNIVLALHSSTETLGVACMDLRETPLKLKKRTFPLGRDLSNSLLSCINEVCPYENWKQLARLAVATGPGGFTGTRLTIVMARTLAQQIACPLDGISSFALMATRLSEKLDPKFMDKPFWITQQLNRRGIVAGCYQLISHSKENSVRKAMELEVPKLLACDAKLEPSVDVEEDVETDVQHLLELSLEAHLTSKDGNWVDVLPIYPTSPVDNS
- a CDS encoding CCA tRNA nucleotidyltransferase; this encodes MSSPLQAKVILEGDRNILAHKLFKRINPHKWPISIENLPSEAVLVGGAIRDSVLGKSQEKPDLDLIVPKNASVLAREFAIKQKGTFVLLDASRDIARVIIKNWTLDFAAQMSSSLEKDLWRRDYRINAIALSLCDEPRLIDPTGGLEDLAHKKIVAVNEQNLIEDPLRLIRGLRLIAELNLTLEDQTKTWMHKNHAHLEKAAPERISSEIDKLIKAEFFDKIVPLIQELELLKKWQEPQKIIKAESLSNDRCKALTVQEKARALPLARLTSLLSDKGLQLLRFSRVQQERCKRLRYWKQKNTDYAFKNLNENELLKLHEQLEKDLPALIIELSFTEQTTWLKRWRNEKDPLFHPSSPIDGNTLQDCLGVPSGPLLGELIHHLTLEKAFGRLENQQDALLSARYWLKHKQTLL
- a CDS encoding beta-ketoacyl-ACP synthase III translates to MLEPSRNVPGIALVGSGSAVPSQTLSNEELGLRVETNDSWIRERTGIANRQIIGKDETLTSLCCKAGSLAIQMAGWEPESVDLIILATSTPDDLFGTGPEIQGKLGATNAVAFDLTAACSGFLFALVTAAQFIKNGDMNRAIVIGADQLSSWIDWDDRRSCILFGDGAGAVALEKTSYEKNGLLSFKLKSDGRKRNCLNLKQSTDHLSLVKDKSHQKGSYLPIQMNGQEVYKFAVKEVPAILDLLLKSSNIESSSIDWLLLHQANQRILDSVADRFSIPHEKVLSNLSEYGNTSAATIPLMLDEAVRDGRINTNNLIATSGFGAGLSWGAALLRWQGPS
- a CDS encoding RNA-binding protein codes for the protein MSVRLYIGNLPQNFDNKELEALLASVAEGIRFKAVLDKETGNCRGFGFANIDDKKVANTLIDQLNGREFNGNNLRVERSERRDSNNGNARRGGGNSNNNSQGGNRKGAKKIVHSDAPNPEAPDPRWAGELSKLKELLDNQKTAV